From one Humulus lupulus chromosome 8, drHumLupu1.1, whole genome shotgun sequence genomic stretch:
- the LOC133796226 gene encoding uncharacterized protein LOC133796226, translated as MEIRAASLASMKNIEKSVKELVTENNLRLVGLLAPHSDVRESTAGSATGGGVPEQHQDLSQPPRRAMGVTIREPSSTPRAAASPTQQGKGKQKFSKHPEPILESSDENVMSAEDPFNLYSELDPVAPASKKKGSRQHRGESSSNPPTKKARTGDPQTPVPSKETTPPPAPIDQSSPPAPKDQTLPPAPANKTPPAPAPADQTPPDQIGEALMNMALNSAKGVLTMSAGWRHSGALTAQYKKRLGEQLKASEDKHVEELNTAEAKYTKQLEAAEKKNVELLEQKAKLAEELKQHQASLTKAIEAKETYKEASLIISRKLLSFKMIWSSAERRLRCWRNVSNNSRRPMPVTWRSIREPLLNASIYFGRITARWNLAIYQTV; from the exons atggagatacgagcagcGTCCTTGGCCAGCatgaaaaatattgaaaaaagtgtcaaagagctggtcacggagaatAATCTAAGGCTAGTTGGTCTTCTGGCTCCTCACTcggatgtgagggaatcaaccGCAGGAAGTGCTACTGGGGGAGGAGTTCCTGAGCAGCACCAAGATCTATCACAACCCCCGAGGAGGGCAatgggagtgaccatcagggaaccctccagcactccGCGAGCAGCTGCTTCCCCTACTCAACAAGGAAAGGGCAAGCAGAAGTTTTCTAAGCATCCtgagcctattcttgagtcttcagatgagaacg TCATGTCCGCTGAAGATCCATTTAACTTGTATAGCGAACTTGACCCCGttgctcctgcgagcaagaaaaAAGGGAGCAGGCAACATCGTGGGGAAAGTAGCAGCAACCCTCCGACGAAAAAGGCTCGAACTGGGGATCCTCAAACACCAGTTCCTTCCAAAGAAACAacacctcctccagctcccattGACCAGTCGTCTCCACCAGCCCCCAAGGACCAGACACTTCCTCCAGCACCTGCCAACAAAACTCCTCCAGCTCCAGCTCCCGCTGACCAAACCCCGCCTGATCAGATAGGAGAGGCTTTGATGAACATGGCTCTCAACTCGGCCAAA GGAGTTCTAACCATGAGCGCTGGCTGGCGCCACTCGGGGGCACTGACTGCTCAATACAAGAAGAGGCTTGGTGAACAGCTCAAAGCGTCTGAGGATAAACATGTTGAGGAGCTTAATACGGCTGAGGCCAAATACACCAAGCAACTCGAGGCAGCCGagaagaaaaatgttgaattgCTCGAACAGAAGGCCAAGTTGGCTGAAGAGCTGAAACAACACCAGGCTTCCTTGACCAAAGCCATTGAAGCTAAAGAGACGTACAAGGAGGCTTCTCTGATAATTTCAAGGAAGCTTCTAAGCTTCAAGATGATCTGGTCATCAGCAGAAAGGAGACTGAGGTGTTGGAGGAACGTGTCAAACAActcgaggagaccaatgccaGTAACTTGGAGAAGTATAAGGGAGCCACTTTTAAATGCTTCTATATATTTTGGAAGAATAACCGCGAGGTGGAATTTAGCTATCTAC